The genomic DNA TCTACACTTGGCATATATCTTCCATTTTCTATGTCTGATAAATAATTTCGTGACAGGCCAATTTGTTTTGCTAAATATTTTTGAGTGAATTTCTTTTCTTTTCTTTTATTCCTAATGATTTGCCCTAAATACTTTTTGTTCTTTTCTATCATCATTTCTTGTCTTCCCCCCTTTTTTCTAATTGTATTGTAGTGTATTTCCGTCAAAATGTAAAAGGTTAAAAATAAGTATTTCCGACAATTTAAACACATTGTAACGATTTATAAAGAAATGACTTGTTAATCCGTCATTTTGCTTTAAATTACTTGTATTTCCGTCGTTATATGTGTTGTATTACCGACAATTAATGGGTATAATAAAATAAAAAAGGTCGGTAATTACGACATTTTATATTTAGCGAATAATGAAAGGAGGTATATTATGGCTATTGGGAATAACATTAAAAAATATAGAATTGCACAAAAAATGACTCAAAAAGAATTGGCAGAAAAGGCAAATATATCACGTTCATATTTAGCAGATGTTGAAAATGGAAGATATAATCCAAGTATTGAGGTTCTTAGAGCCATAGCGCAAGCATT from Clostridia bacterium includes the following:
- a CDS encoding helix-turn-helix transcriptional regulator; this translates as MMIEKNKKYLGQIIRNKRKEKKFTQKYLAKQIGLSRNYLSDIENGRYMPSVETLIRIASILELDLNSLKSININEVS